atgcagaaatgttaatccatgcatttatgacctcaaggttagattattgtaatgttttattgggtggttgttctgcacgcttagtaaacacactacagcaagagttcttactagaaccaggaagtatgaacatattagcccggtcctgtcaacactgcactggctccctatcaaacatcatatagattttaaaatatttcttattacttataaagccctgaatggtttagcacctcagtatttgaatgagctcttgttacattataatcctccacgtctgctgcgttctcaaaactcaggcaattcgaaaatacctagaatatcaaaatcaactgcgagcGGTAGATCTTTtccctatttggcgcctaaactctggaataacttacctaacattgttcgggaggcagacacactcttgcagtttaaatctacattaaagacccatctctttaacctggcttacacatcacacactaatatgcttctaatatcctgtaataggctgcattaattaggtaaatcggaaaaacttcccataacacccaatgtacttgctacatcattagaagaatgggatccatgctaatattagtctgtttctctcttatttctaGGTCACCATAACCACCAGATCCAGTCGGTTTCCAGATCTGAGGGTCaatgcagtcacccagatccagtatgtatccagaccagatggtggatcaggacCTAGAAAAGACCTCTAGTGCTCTGAAAGACAGtgaagaccaggacaactagagccccagatacagatccctgtAAAGACCTCATCTCAGAGGACCACAGGAATCAGAGGATTCTTCTGCATAAATCTGACtttggaattgaactgctggtttcgtcaggtcaggagaactggccccccaactgagcctggtttctctctccattctgtcaccgatggagttttggctccttgccgctgtctcctctggcttgcttagttgggatcaCTTAATTTACCGCAAGATCAtggacttgattgcaaattaatgcaaAGACACCATTTACACAGAACAGATTACACCACTGAAttcaatgaactgcctttaactgtcatttcgACAtggttttcctaatgaatgttgttcggttgctttgatgcaatgcattttgtttaaagcactatataaatgaaggAGAGATAAGAAACATTCCTGTgtaatcaaaaaagaaaaaaactccacAATGTTTTAATTCAAAGCTTTATTAGGCTTATACCAAGCAAGCTAATGAGGTCAGTTCATTCTGGTGTCAAGAGGAATGCCACTTCAAAATCCACTCATCTGCTCAGTCAAGTGGTTACCTAGGAGACCCATAGACGGAGGATAATGCAGGAGAAGACCGTACCTTACGGCCGCGGGGACCAAAGCCTGAAGCCTTAGGATATGGAGGCATGAGAGGGTTTTTCACAGCTGGAGACCCAGACTTGATGGGTAGTTGACCGTAGAACGGTGGGTACATTGGATAACCTGGATACTGGTGTTGAGGCTGGTATGGGGCAGTTGTGGTGGTTGCAGGGGTGGTCACTTCTACTGGGCTGTGGAAGCCAGTCATGTAAGGAGGCAGCTTTTGGTACCAGGGATATTGTGGTGGTTGTGCTGCTGGGGGAGGAACTGGGTCACCTTTAGGGTGAAAGGGATCAAATATTGGCATGGGATACTTGGGAGGGTACATGGGTTGTTGGAAAGGATATTGAGGAGGAGCAGCTGTAGTTGGCACAGTGGGAGGCAGGGTAGCAGGTACACCAGGGTATGGAGGATACCGCCAGGGTCCTCCAGAAGGGAAATGGTCAAACATTTGTTGCAAGACAGTTGGGTCACGTAGCGGAGTGGTTGGGGCTACAGTTGGGGTTATGGTTGGCTGTGTCAGAGGACAGGAATGAATCACTTCCTGGTCACCGTACATCAAAGGGAGTCGCCTTTCATTATCCTGAGGAAGACAAGTAAACCGTAGAGTATTATAATAGAGCCACACTTTGAACGACAAGTCACTCAGTTCTTCTTACAGTCATTTCCCAACAACTTCCGGTGAATGGTGCAATGATAAACAGCAAACCAGCAGAGGTCTCCAATGTAAGAGAGCATTGGGCGTACTTCAGAAGCAGAGGCTGCCATGATCCATCAACTAAAAGCAGAGAACCAGAGTCAAGCTATAGGTCGGATCAACGATTAGAACGACTGCAAAGAATTAGAGGACTTGCCTTTAACTTTAACATCATCTGCCCTGACACAAGATTTGACGATCATGCCAAAGGAGAAGCAGGACACAGTAGGGAGGGGACGGCTCACAGGGCAAGACACTTGCACTGGAGCTCCCATTATAATGAGTGGCAGAATATATCTTGCACCCTGTTAGGAGATTTAAAAAGAGCCTTCCAAACAAACTCACAAAAGGCATCTCATGGATGGAACCGAGACAGCACTTGTCaccttcagcacacacacactaacctgTTGTCTGACATGACAGCCCCTGTATGGAGCAACAAGAGAGACATCCCTGCGTGCACGCTTCAGTGAGAAGCCACAGCTAGCTGGCATCTCAGACAAAGGCACTGGTGACTCCTCTCCTGATGGTTGAGAAATTTAtggtttagattaaaaaaaaaaaaaaaagacccccccccccccccaccccaaacaACCAACCCTCACCTCGGTCAATTAGAAAATGTGGCACTCTCGGTCCTGGAATACGTAAAATCATTGAATCATTGCTACATTGCACAGAAGAATGCAGATGGTGCAGCTTAGAGCTAGCTGAGTGCAACCAAGCTTAAAGAGAAGAACGCAAGTTAAGTTAGAGTCcctacttaaaaaaagaaagggtCTCATTTTAAGTTTGAGATCTCGAAAGTCACCTTCATCGTTTGACTGGTGCCCTTCATACTCTGCTAACCTCAGTGGGGATATTTTTACACCATTATAAGATACTGAACCTTGACCGCCAATTACAAGTTTGCCAAAGTGGACTGGGTTTTCAGGGACTGCTCCATATGGAGCACCAGCTTCAAAAAGGGACTCAGGATCAGCCCTTAAAGAAGAACACAGTGATACCACAGCCATTGTAAAAAGTAAAATCCCCTTTGCCCAAGGCATAGTAAGTTCTCAAGCAAACCCCAAGAAATTCACAGTTATTGGAGAACCCTTAACTCTACTGCTTAATAAGTCTGCTGAGAAAGCTGTGCTATTTGTACTCACGTTTTAATCACTGAGGGACCAATCAAATCTGTTCATCAATCAGCTTGTTGTTTTCACCTGTGGCTCATTATGCTGAGGGTTAAAACAGGCACTGGGTCCCAATGTTCATACACAATTATTTGAGAATTTAATCTATGAGATGGAGTTCTCTAGATTAACTGAGGAGGGCAGCAATACACCATTGAAGTGTCTAaagccgagttcagactgcaTGATTTTAGCCCAGTTTTTGGCTCGCCGACAGGTTTTCAGAAATCGCGACAAATGCCTGAAATCACAGGCAAATCAGTGCTTGTTCACGCGAGTGACAATCACGCAGTGTGAATGAGCAAAGACGTGATCTGAGAGAATCACAGACGAGTCGCCGATGCCCGTGAGATATTTGCAATGCTAAATATCTGGACTTGTCGTTGATTCAAAATCACGCTGTGTGAAAAGTGTTCTGACTGAAAACTGCATTGGCGATGaccgacagccaatgagagagcaagatacagagAAGCGGGGAGTTCGGGGAGGAGTTATAAACCACAATATCTTCGCATCTCCCCAAACATTTCCTCCTTCatgttcttcttttcttttccttgttTTTGCTGCAAATCAGCGCACAGGCAATTAGTATTGCAAGCTTCTTGCGGGctaccatttttaataataatcccagTCTCACGTGAGAATTCCGGTCTTGCACGCGTGTTATCATGTTGTTTTCTTGTCACATCTcacgtgtgtttgattgtgaAACGTAGTTTgcgtgccagacagagttgtctGCGATTCTTCCTACTGTatgtcatgcagtgtgaaacctTCTGTCACCGATCCATCAGGCAGTGTGAACACAGCAGCGACTGAATGCTGGCCAagatagtcatgcagtgtgaaaagaacagtgacccgactactttgaaaatcgtgcagtctgaactcggcttaagcttaatacattacatttgaaatataacttaaataattattttaaacatttgtttaatgaactttaaaaaaagaatgataaagttgcaaacaaacatttacaaatattactaCTGTTTACAATTACATCTTTACAAttagtcagaaaaaaataaattaaccagGTGTTACAGTCCAACTGAACTGAGTCAAGTAATGTCCAGACACTGTATTTACATAGTGTTTTTTACactacagattgtgtcaaagcagctttacagtattaaacagaaaatcatttgtcgaaggaaccaaaactccatcgtcCTTCTCTGGATAGATAAATCCATCAATTTAACTGTAGGCTGCAACACAGGTCAGATTGAGCAGAGGTCTGGTCTGgatcctgtggtcttgtcccgatgGCTGTCTAGGTGAAGGGGTCTTTGTAGTGGATCtgggggctcatctagttgtcctggtctccactgacaTTCAGGGTTGTCAAGGGcgtctaggtgccgatccaccatatGATTTAGAGAACCATTGGTGGCCAACACAGGTAATGATGTCATCGgtaaagacagcagagagcaatgagatttctctacaaaggtaaatcaaggaataatatttacttaattattcaataaattaatgttattttgaacgttaatgtacttgttcatcattgtgtcagtgttttattcgcaAGAACAACAAAGTGAGGAAACACACTCTGTAGAACAGTTTGTCCGTTTAGGACTATAATTTACAAACAgggctgggaaggttacttttaaaatgtatttaactacagattacaaaatacaagCTTAAAaagcactgttgggaacgttactttaaaaaagtaattatttatagttactcactacttgttccaaaaagtaactgagttagtaactgaattactctataataaaagtaactcgttaccagggaaagtaactatttgcgttactgtaaaaaaaaaaaaattgctatatgtcagagaatttgtacttttttttgcagtttttttttcagttttcacaagtcagttgaaatgagtagcacagacaggtgttcgtacataactttcgatatttattgcacgtcaacagacagcaagagttttatcctgcacttcaagtattatctttgtaagaaaagtgtttttggccactagctttgtagatgtaCACATATGCACACTCTTGCCtatgaccacaatgaatttgaagtagtgcttatatctccaccttgaaaatgccaacttttcatcggattgcacctgactcgccatttctccTGCTGCTGCAaatagctgttgcgtgtgtgtgtgtgtgtgtgtgtgtgtgtgtgtgtgtgtgtttgccaccGCCGTGTTTACCGGCATgcgtgtaaaaacactggctctgattggctaccatgaaacacatgactctgccttggccaatcataatcgcttatctcgttattaacccacctgctcactcgctcgctgtgtgagccaggtgtgcgttcggattgcatacgtagtttattaaatcaaagtaacacaccgcatttaacgttcagtaatgttaatggcgttgtaacgacgggaaaagtaattagttcgattaccgcgttactgaaaaataatgtcgttacctaacgccgttcttttaaacgccgttattccaaacactgatgaccgccatcaattcgtagcagtgacgAGGTATcttatcgatcacaagtgcagtatggagtacctcaagtctcagtactagggccgctactcttcatgctttacctGTTACCCTTGGGTgttatcatcaggaaacatggtgttagcgttcactgttatgctgacaatactcagctctatatttcttcgcggcccagtgaaacacaccaatttgaaaaactaatggaatgcatagtcgaaataaaaaactggatgacgagtaatttcttactgctaaattcagaaaaaaacagaggtgttaattataggatctaaaaactctgcatgtaataacatagagcactgtctaagacttgatggctgctctgtcagttCTTCTTCATCAGATAGGAACCTACAGTAGGTGtcctatttgatagcaatctttccttagaaagccacatttctattcagttttttcatttgtaaaactgcatttttccatctcaaaaatatatctaaattactgcctctgctctcaatgtcaaatgcagaaatgctaatccatgcatttatgacctcaaggttagattattgtgtTGCTTTATTggttggttgttctgcacgcttagtaaacacactacagcaagagttcttactagaaccaggaagtatgaccatattagcccggtcctgtcaacactgcactggctccctatcaaacatcgtatagattttaaaatattgcttattacttataaagccctgaatggtttagcacctcagttttgaatgagctcttgttacattataatcctccacgtctcctgtgttctcaaaactcagacaatttgagaatacctagaatatcaaaatcaactgcgggcggtagatctttttcctatttggcacctaaactctggaataacctacctaacattgttcgggaggcagacacactcttgcagtttaataataataattccttacatttatatagcgcttttctaggcactcaaagcgctttacatagacagggggtatctcctcatccaccaccagtgtgcagcatccacctggacccatctctttaacctggcttactagagctgtagtcaagtccagctttgtcgagtccaagtcaagtccaagtccaggactagtcgagaccgagtcaagaccgagtccaaagaggttcgagtccaagtcaagtccaagtccaaaattttcgagtccaagtcaagaccgagtccaaatgagagaaaaaagggtcttcttcaaaaccacacattaacacctaactactgataatgtatgtgatgcgagagacagcatatctcttattctaagaaaataatttgactttattatttataatgatcaaaagcatgtgcaaagtaaaaactctgtaggacaggggtctccaaactacatcctggagggccaatgtcctgaaaagtttagctccaactggccttaacacacctggaagattagtgtgtctagtaagagcttgattagctggttcaagtgtgtataattagagttaaagctaacaggggcgtttcacaagatcccgggccctatgcttAGGCAGTCCTGAttggcccccatgccccccactcatgaaaatatccaggtaaaataaaatatatttcagattcatacttttcaagggccctctcttcctttggggcctggtAATCaaactggttttacccccagtccgaccctgggagctaaactataaaggacactggccctctagaacagagtttggagctgtaaggtcaaattatttgtatgtactttattttcattttatttactttataatgctgcttttgctgacatgtctgtggtcaaaaatgtatatgactgatgccttggcacagtgcacagacacaagCAAAGCTCGGGAtgtgacaaatgcgcgcagcaaagCTAGAAGGCATACAGTaggtttggctctactgggcatgcgcacataaatacagcgatatttttgtcatactgtgctagtgcttgcatagactagtcgagcactgtcggaaacaatcgactactcccgcatgtattaaccataatgcatacaaagtgttggcAAGTACgatgtgaattttagaattacaatattgcgtggagctgttactatatgacctatgttacatgtaaaaataaaatatgtaatgtaataattagggttgtgcctgaagccgaataccttattcggaatggcaaggttaatggcttaaaaaacgaaaaacggacaaggaataattctgcctgaatactcgactGAAGCTaccacagtctggtgtttgctagataacaggtgagccagggcatcagcgccagaagtgaatgaatgtaaactttatgagtgaaaagagcgcaaatcaaacacagatctctcagaaatcagagcgttgcaagagtaattttacctataataatacatcatacacgttatagtatttgtatatatttaaagggCAATGAATTAAAACTTAGGCTACGATGTGAAACGaatgaataagcacagcgcgctcaccaatcaaacagcagcattgcgcatctcagtctctcaaaaaccaaataagttcaagagtaggctaataatcagcttagacacggatacttgtcctacatgtttgcatctttaccttttgctggtttgcgcggaacacacacatctgttgagtgaagttcattaacattaagactcgcttaaagtgttctgcgtaatgaaaatgtgcgcattgaatggatcCAGTCGTGTTCAAATAATCACTTAACGTTTGTAAttacatctctctgcttgcatgataaatattattttaaaaattaataattattttagtttaacacgatatacttgttcagtgataactacgaaaaaaatctatataaaaagtcataagggtcttatcaagtaactgtatgatgttgtatccgaatgcagatacgaaaagtgttgtgattgtaacagatacaaatactggctgttacatgaaaatttaaatatgtaatttcataattataaagtttttaaaatgtacatatgtaattgttgcataagactatacataaatatgtgttgattgataaaaaaaaaaaactatttaatgtgttttcatttacaatagcatgaaccacgagtagtcgagttactcaagcatttttttcttaaaaatatctactagcagaaatcagtagtcttgcaaccccatatactgtacaacaataatttgtatttaattattgtaaagggtacgtttaaggctatctgtatggagtgagttttggttctttattacatgcgagaaaataaaagatctgagagaaaaaaaaagtttgagagaaaaagttatcacactgatagcaaaaaaacatttcatgagagaaaaaagaatatttgagagaaaaagttttcatgccaatagcaaaaaataataatatttgagactaaaaaaagttttgagagaaagtattttctcatagaacataaaaaaatatacatttgaaattttttaattatttctgagaaaaaaaatctctctcaaaatactttgaaaaaaactctcaaatatatatattttttgctatcagtgtgaaaatattttctctaaaaaaaaagtgtttctctcgaaacgcttttctttgctcttgatgcaatttcttgctctcgtgtcaggattttgctttcactgtgagaattgtgtcatgggcggggccacgttcctattggccagtcgggtgagcatcgtcttgtcttgggagtcgaactgaatcattacaccattgttcggttcacctgcatagattccgcctctgccttatgactagttaagttgagcagtgagcacggacactccaatgtttgggcaagatgatgacacacagctggctgagcaagttcagtatcactgaagattaaacattaaaaaatagcactcatattcatgaatgaatgtgcattatattatttgcttgctaatcgctagtaaagctaaccagccatcatgctaggtaaacttgcaaactcacctggtttatactatgtttaaatcaaatgccaaattaatgttttgatttagatagtttcacgccttatttagtgagtagtgagctagtttctacctttgcacttgctagcctcaaagcacctgaagagtaactgcttgttcatacaacctcccgtacaactttcaactaacgttagtatgcatggaaggtggcaaccctacaactagctaacgttagacaatgattgatataccgtttgaaagatttaaaagaaaaaataattaccatgacagtacaggcacaaacatatttgtgggttgctaatgtaagagttagtcctagacctgcaatttaccttgtcagctctagacctcggctagatggtaaaaaatatttagaataagccctgtgtagctgagtttgtgagctatacatgcagtgtagctaaacatgtagtgcaacaaccatacaaagactattttaaacaaaactaggtgggacactttcaaacggtatatcaatcactgctcactactcactaaataaggcgtgaaactatctaaatcaaaacattaatttggcatttgatttaaacatagtataaaccaggtgagtttgcaagtttacctagcatgatggctggttagctttactagcgattagcaagcaaataatataatacacattcattcacgaatatgagtgctattttttaatgtttaatcttcagtgatactgaacttgctcagccagctgtgtgtcatcatcttacccaaacattggagtgtccgtgctcactgTTCAACTTACTTAACTAgtcataaggcagaggcggcatctatgcaggtgaaccgaacaatggtgtaatgattcagttcgactcccaagacaagacgatgctcacccgactggccaataggaacgtggccccgcccatgacacaattctcacagtgaaagcaaaatcctgacacgagagcaagaaattgcatcaagagcaaagaaaagcgtt
The genomic region above belongs to Carassius gibelio isolate Cgi1373 ecotype wild population from Czech Republic chromosome A11, carGib1.2-hapl.c, whole genome shotgun sequence and contains:
- the LOC128022419 gene encoding proline-rich protein 36-like, whose amino-acid sequence is MPWAKGILLFTMAVVSLCSSLRADPESLFEAGAPYGAVPENPVHFGKLVIGGQGSVSYNGVKISPLRLAEYEGHQSNDEAWLHSASSKLHHLHSSVQCSNDSMILRIPGPRVPHFLIDRGEESPVPLSEMPASCGFSLKRARRDVSLVAPYRGCHVRQQGARYILPLIIMGAPVQVSCPVSRPLPTVSCFSFGMIVKSCVRADDVKVKVDGSWQPLLLKYAQCSLTLETSAGLLFIIAPFTGSCWEMTDNERRLPLMYGDQEVIHSCPLTQPTITPTVAPTTPLRDPTVLQQMFDHFPSGGPWRYPPYPGVPATLPPTVPTTAAPPQYPFQQPMYPPKYPMPIFDPFHPKGDPVPPPAAQPPQYPWYQKLPPYMTGFHSPVEVTTPATTTTAPYQPQHQYPGYPMYPPFYGQLPIKSGSPAVKNPLMPPYPKASGFGPRGRKVRSSPALSSVYGSPR